The Lysobacter sp. genome includes a window with the following:
- a CDS encoding PKD domain-containing protein, which translates to MKSSIFTGALKTAALLLLLPCAAMAAPPAGGKANTTRPQVGLPVTPQSMNTDLRNLPRAKEWAPGMAIREAHRRRYTPIGTTLPHAPADKATAADRLPELQKLWDESPTGNRARARVKAAISSRVSINNPNTGVSPGDPVVEVGANHVIYAVNSGGSGTYFNVYNKAGALVAGPITFGSLAPAGSACSSDFGDPIVLYDRQAGRWFMLTLDSSNLCTYVSKTSDPVTGGWWAYNYPTPSLPDYPHCGVWNDAYVCGSNEGGAQISMYAYDRANMLNGATARPAQRFASIPEMAGYGFQMITPATFYGTNAAPAGRKQIIARHRDDEAHDGAAANGTQDFLELFEMNIDWNTPANSSITTLPRIAITEFNSWFRNYSTFATVPQPGSTSRLDPIREVLLNQLVYRNMGTHEVLAGTLATNQDPARTGTVVDSAVRWFELRRVGTGAWTLFQEGTFSPGDNLTHHLMGTIAMDKFGNMAMAYNVTKESTPTKFATLGYTGRTASDAAGVMSLGENEIAIGAAVETSGRWGDYYQMTVDPVDDCTFWFVGMYRPAGSWQTRIQDFKFPDCSGVITYTVSGTVATAAGAGISGVSVGTGSNSTITDASGAYTLSGVANGTYTLTPSRSGFTFSPASRSVTVADANVTGQNFTGTPPANVPPVANFTFTTSALTANFTDTSTDSDGTIVSRSWNFGDGTTSTATNPSKTYAAGGTYTVTLTVTDNIGASSSKSSAVTVVVPNVPPVANFTSSVSDLTVSFTDTSTDSDGTIASRSWNFGDGTNSTVANPIKTYSVSGTYTVTLTVTDNSGATNAKSATVTVNAAGTQTYINNTDYPINDNATVNSPIRVTGRSGNAPINTPVAVNIVHTYIGDLKVSLIAPDGTAYVLHNRTGNSADNINQTYIVNLSTETLNGNWRLRVNDNSNADTGRIDSWSITF; encoded by the coding sequence ATGAAATCATCGATATTCACAGGAGCATTGAAAACGGCGGCCCTGTTGCTGCTGTTGCCTTGCGCCGCAATGGCCGCACCGCCTGCCGGTGGCAAGGCCAATACGACCCGTCCGCAGGTCGGACTGCCGGTCACCCCGCAGAGCATGAACACCGATCTGCGCAATCTGCCCAGGGCCAAAGAGTGGGCCCCCGGCATGGCCATCCGCGAGGCGCATCGTCGCCGCTACACGCCGATCGGCACCACGCTGCCGCATGCGCCCGCCGACAAGGCGACCGCTGCGGACCGCCTGCCCGAGCTGCAGAAGCTCTGGGACGAAAGCCCGACCGGCAACCGCGCACGTGCGCGCGTGAAGGCCGCCATCAGCAGCCGCGTCAGCATCAACAATCCGAACACCGGCGTCAGCCCCGGCGACCCGGTGGTCGAAGTCGGCGCCAACCACGTCATCTACGCCGTGAACAGCGGCGGTTCCGGCACCTATTTCAACGTCTACAACAAGGCGGGCGCCCTGGTGGCCGGCCCGATCACCTTCGGTTCGTTGGCCCCGGCCGGCAGCGCGTGCTCCAGCGATTTCGGCGACCCGATCGTGCTCTACGACCGTCAGGCCGGCCGCTGGTTCATGCTGACGCTGGACAGCTCCAACCTCTGCACCTACGTGTCGAAGACCTCCGACCCGGTGACCGGCGGCTGGTGGGCGTACAACTATCCGACGCCGTCGCTGCCCGATTACCCGCACTGCGGCGTGTGGAACGATGCGTACGTTTGCGGCTCCAACGAAGGCGGCGCGCAGATCAGCATGTATGCGTACGATCGCGCGAACATGCTCAATGGCGCCACCGCGCGTCCGGCGCAGCGCTTCGCCAGCATCCCGGAGATGGCGGGTTACGGTTTCCAGATGATCACCCCGGCCACGTTCTACGGCACCAACGCCGCACCGGCGGGCCGCAAGCAGATCATCGCCCGTCACCGCGACGACGAAGCGCATGACGGCGCGGCTGCCAACGGCACCCAGGATTTCCTCGAACTGTTCGAGATGAACATCGACTGGAACACGCCCGCGAACAGCAGCATCACCACGCTGCCGCGCATCGCGATCACCGAGTTCAACAGCTGGTTCCGCAACTATTCGACGTTCGCCACCGTTCCGCAGCCGGGCTCCACCTCGCGCCTCGACCCGATCCGCGAAGTGCTGCTCAACCAGCTCGTCTACCGCAACATGGGCACGCATGAAGTGCTGGCCGGCACGCTGGCCACCAACCAGGATCCGGCCCGCACCGGCACCGTGGTCGACTCGGCGGTACGCTGGTTCGAACTGCGCCGCGTCGGCACCGGCGCCTGGACCCTGTTCCAGGAAGGCACGTTCAGCCCGGGCGACAACCTGACCCATCACCTGATGGGCACGATCGCCATGGACAAGTTCGGCAACATGGCGATGGCCTACAACGTCACCAAGGAATCGACGCCGACCAAGTTCGCCACCCTGGGTTACACCGGCCGCACGGCGTCCGATGCCGCAGGCGTGATGTCGCTGGGCGAGAACGAAATCGCCATCGGCGCCGCCGTCGAAACCTCCGGCCGCTGGGGCGACTACTACCAGATGACGGTGGATCCGGTCGACGACTGCACGTTCTGGTTCGTCGGCATGTACCGTCCGGCCGGCAGCTGGCAGACGCGCATCCAGGACTTCAAGTTCCCGGACTGCAGCGGCGTGATCACGTACACCGTCTCCGGCACGGTCGCCACCGCCGCCGGCGCTGGCATCAGCGGCGTCTCCGTCGGCACCGGCAGCAACAGCACCATCACCGATGCCAGCGGCGCCTACACGCTGTCGGGCGTGGCCAACGGCACCTACACGCTGACCCCGTCGCGCAGTGGCTTCACGTTCTCGCCGGCGAGCCGCAGCGTGACCGTCGCCGATGCCAACGTCACCGGACAGAACTTCACCGGCACGCCGCCGGCCAACGTTCCGCCGGTCGCGAACTTCACGTTCACCACCAGCGCGTTGACCGCCAACTTCACCGACACCTCCACCGACAGCGACGGCACCATCGTGTCGCGCAGCTGGAACTTCGGCGATGGCACCACTTCGACCGCAACCAATCCGAGCAAGACCTACGCGGCTGGCGGCACCTACACGGTGACGCTCACGGTGACCGACAACATCGGCGCCAGCAGCAGCAAGTCGAGCGCGGTGACCGTGGTGGTTCCGAACGTGCCGCCGGTCGCGAACTTCACGTCTTCCGTGAGTGATCTGACGGTGAGCTTCACCGATACCTCCACCGACAGCGACGGCACCATCGCGTCGCGCAGCTGGAACTTCGGCGACGGCACCAACTCGACGGTCGCCAACCCGATCAAGACCTACAGCGTGTCCGGTACCTACACCGTTACGCTGACCGTGACCGACAACAGCGGCGCCACCAACGCCAAGTCGGCGACGGTGACGGTCAATGCGGCGGGTACGCAGACCTACATCAACAACACCGATTACCCGATCAACGACAACGCAACCGTCAACAGTCCGATCCGGGTCACCGGCCGCAGCGGCAACGCACCGATCAACACGCCGGTGGCGGTGAATATCGTCCACACCTATATCGGCGACCTGAAGGTGAGCCTGATCGCGCCGGACGGTACCGCTTACGTCCTGCACAACCGCACCGGCAACAGTGCGGACAACATCAACCAGACCTACATCGTGAACCTGTCGACCGAAACGCTGAACGGCAATTGGAGGCTTCGCGTCAACGACAACTCCAATGCCGATACCGGTCGTATCGACAGCTGGAGCATCACGTTCTGA
- a CDS encoding S8 family peptidase — protein sequence MPAFSAELKTARKPVPGQYIVVLKDGTASLAGERSSAARVSIVANDMATRHRARVKQSFEHALRGFVAEADDAALAGLLADPNVAYVEENGYVSINATQTGATWGIDRIDQRNLPLSGSYTYNTTAAGVHAYIIDTGVLLAHSQFSGRVGNGFDAVTSGGNANDCNGHGTHVAGTVGGTTYGVAKGVTIHPVRVLGCTGSGTNAGVISGMDWVAANRVLPAVANMSLGGGASQATDDAVARMTAAGVTVVVAAGNSNDNACNYSPARAPSAITVGSTTNTDARSSFSSFGTCLDIFAPGSSITSAWYTSTTATNTISGTSMASPHVAGAAALYLASNPSATPAQVTAALTGSSTPNKVTSPGTGSPNRLLYSLGGTVTPPTGTTYTNTADYTISDNITVNSPITVSGRTGNGSATTPVAVNIVHTYIGDLKVDLVAPDGSIYVLHNRAGGSADNIVQTYTVNLSSEALNGTWNLRVNDNAGGDVGYINSWSVTF from the coding sequence ATGCCGGCGTTTTCCGCCGAGCTGAAGACCGCGAGGAAGCCCGTACCCGGTCAGTACATCGTCGTGTTGAAAGACGGCACGGCCAGCCTCGCCGGTGAGCGCAGCAGCGCCGCTCGCGTGTCGATCGTCGCCAATGACATGGCCACGCGCCATCGCGCGCGCGTCAAACAGAGTTTCGAACATGCGCTCCGCGGTTTCGTCGCCGAAGCCGACGATGCTGCGCTCGCCGGCCTGCTCGCCGATCCGAACGTCGCCTACGTCGAAGAAAACGGCTACGTGTCGATCAACGCCACCCAGACCGGTGCGACCTGGGGCATCGATCGCATCGATCAGCGCAATCTGCCGCTGAGCGGCAGCTACACCTACAACACCACTGCCGCCGGCGTGCATGCCTACATCATCGATACCGGCGTGCTGCTGGCCCATAGCCAGTTCAGCGGTCGCGTCGGCAACGGCTTCGATGCCGTTACCTCCGGCGGCAATGCCAACGACTGCAATGGCCACGGCACCCACGTCGCCGGCACCGTCGGCGGCACCACCTACGGCGTCGCCAAGGGCGTGACCATCCATCCGGTGCGGGTGCTCGGTTGCACCGGCTCCGGCACCAATGCCGGCGTCATTTCCGGCATGGATTGGGTTGCCGCCAACCGCGTCCTGCCTGCGGTCGCCAACATGAGTCTGGGCGGTGGCGCATCGCAGGCCACCGACGACGCCGTCGCGCGCATGACCGCTGCCGGTGTCACCGTGGTGGTCGCCGCCGGCAACAGCAACGACAACGCCTGCAACTACTCGCCTGCGCGCGCGCCTTCGGCGATCACCGTCGGCTCCACTACCAATACCGATGCGCGCTCGTCGTTCTCCAGCTTCGGCACCTGCCTGGATATCTTCGCGCCGGGTTCGTCGATCACATCGGCCTGGTACACCAGCACCACCGCGACCAACACCATCAGCGGCACGTCGATGGCGTCGCCGCACGTGGCCGGCGCCGCCGCGCTGTATCTGGCGAGCAACCCCAGCGCAACGCCGGCCCAGGTCACTGCCGCATTGACCGGTTCGTCGACGCCGAACAAGGTCACCAGCCCCGGCACCGGTTCGCCGAACCGCCTGCTGTATTCGCTCGGCGGTACCGTCACCCCGCCGACCGGCACCACCTACACCAACACCGCCGATTACACGATCAGCGACAACATCACCGTGAACAGCCCGATCACCGTGTCCGGCCGCACCGGCAACGGCTCGGCCACCACGCCGGTGGCGGTCAATATCGTGCATACCTATATCGGTGACCTGAAGGTCGATCTGGTCGCGCCGGACGGCAGCATCTACGTGCTGCACAACCGCGCCGGTGGCAGTGCCGACAACATCGTGCAGACCTATACGGTCAATCTGTCCTCCGAAGCGTTGAACGGCACGTGGAACCTGCGCGTGAACGACAATGCCGGTGGCGACGTGGGTTACATCAACAGCTGGAGCGTCACGTTCTGA
- a CDS encoding PKD domain-containing protein, with the protein MFFEAGTGGTSGSSYNPYIHTANDTLANMGNSAVNSAKFARLGLAFLGEAAKTSGGGGGNAAPVANFTSTTTGLTASFTDTSTDSDGTIAARSWNFGDGTTSTLANPSRTYAASGTYTVTLTATDNGGASNSVSKTVTVGSSGVQTYTNLTDVPITDNATVNSPIVVSGRTGNAPAATPVAVNIVHTYKGDLKVDLVAPDGSVYVLHNRTGGSADNIVQTFSVNLSTEVRNGTWNLRVNDNAGGDVGYINSWSITF; encoded by the coding sequence ATGTTCTTCGAAGCCGGCACCGGCGGCACGTCGGGTTCGTCGTACAACCCGTACATCCACACCGCCAACGACACGCTCGCCAACATGGGCAACTCGGCGGTGAACAGCGCGAAGTTCGCGCGGCTCGGGCTGGCGTTTCTTGGAGAAGCGGCCAAGACCTCGGGCGGCGGTGGCGGCAACGCGGCGCCGGTCGCCAATTTCACGTCCACCACCACCGGTCTGACCGCCAGCTTCACCGATACCTCGACCGACAGCGACGGCACCATCGCGGCGCGCAGTTGGAACTTCGGCGACGGCACCACGTCGACGCTCGCCAATCCGTCGCGCACCTATGCGGCGTCGGGCACGTACACGGTGACCTTGACTGCGACCGACAACGGCGGCGCCAGCAACAGCGTCAGCAAGACGGTGACGGTCGGAAGTTCGGGCGTGCAAACCTACACCAACCTCACCGATGTCCCGATCACCGACAACGCCACCGTCAACAGCCCGATCGTCGTCTCCGGCCGCACCGGCAATGCCCCGGCGGCCACGCCGGTCGCGGTGAACATCGTCCACACCTACAAGGGCGATCTGAAAGTCGATCTGGTCGCGCCGGACGGCAGCGTCTATGTGCTGCACAACCGCACCGGCGGCAGCGCCGACAATATCGTCCAGACCTTCAGCGTGAACCTGTCCACCGAAGTCCGGAACGGCACCTGGAATCTGCGCGTGAACGACAATGCCGGCGGCGATGTGGGTTACATCAACAGCTGGAGCATCACGTTCTGA